One genomic segment of Polyangiaceae bacterium includes these proteins:
- the flhF gene encoding flagellar biosynthesis protein FlhF, translating into MQYQLFRGVDVREALKAVKAAFGPDAVIHSTREVSNGRGGALGATFIEVAATPPNQAQRWPFAEARARAEGRRQPMRGMSRSRDNRTTPTLGLDSHEIERELAVLRSMLEDLNASRPPRQRAFAVLTALGVEGGLARELSNGSARAARRGDEALRGWLRERLTKSLRVHDDIIQRPTPQLIAAVGQTGVGKTTTLAKLAARARLDHGRSVSIISLDTYRVGAVEQWQRYATLMGLPFFTAQNEVQFARCLAECRTDIVLVDTAGRSTLADDQRWIVPACLQSTSGRESNVALVMPAWTRGNDAERAVRAYAEAGVTGLCVTKLDETLQAGGVLHAAMPEDLPFYYLCDGPRVPEDIRPATVNAVVDALFESAP; encoded by the coding sequence TTGCAGTACCAGTTGTTTAGGGGAGTCGACGTGCGCGAAGCCCTGAAAGCCGTCAAGGCGGCTTTCGGCCCCGACGCGGTGATTCACTCCACACGCGAAGTCAGCAATGGGCGCGGCGGCGCCCTGGGCGCGACCTTCATCGAAGTCGCCGCCACTCCGCCCAACCAAGCTCAGCGGTGGCCTTTTGCCGAGGCACGCGCCCGAGCCGAGGGGCGGCGTCAACCGATGCGAGGCATGTCTCGAAGTCGCGACAACCGCACGACTCCGACCCTGGGCTTGGACTCACACGAGATCGAACGAGAGCTCGCCGTGCTGCGTTCGATGCTCGAGGATCTCAACGCCAGTCGCCCCCCTCGCCAGCGCGCCTTCGCCGTATTGACGGCCTTGGGCGTGGAGGGAGGCTTGGCGCGCGAACTCTCGAATGGATCGGCGCGAGCGGCGCGTCGGGGGGACGAGGCGCTGCGCGGTTGGCTCCGAGAGCGGCTGACGAAATCCCTTCGCGTTCACGACGACATCATTCAGCGTCCTACTCCGCAATTGATTGCGGCCGTGGGTCAAACCGGAGTCGGCAAGACCACGACCCTGGCCAAGCTAGCAGCTCGAGCGCGGTTGGATCACGGGCGCTCCGTCTCGATCATCAGCCTGGACACCTATCGCGTGGGCGCGGTGGAGCAGTGGCAGCGCTACGCGACGCTGATGGGGCTGCCGTTCTTCACGGCGCAAAATGAAGTTCAGTTCGCGCGCTGCCTGGCGGAGTGTCGTACGGACATCGTGCTGGTCGACACGGCCGGACGCAGCACGCTGGCCGACGACCAACGTTGGATTGTGCCTGCCTGTCTGCAATCGACGAGCGGGCGCGAGAGCAACGTGGCCCTGGTGATGCCAGCGTGGACGCGCGGGAACGACGCTGAACGTGCAGTGCGCGCTTACGCCGAGGCCGGTGTCACCGGTCTGTGCGTGACGAAGCTGGACGAGACGCTGCAGGCGGGAGGCGTGCTGCACGCTGCGATGCCCGAAGACCTGCCCTTCTACTACCTGTGCGACGGGCCGCGCGTGCCCGAAGACATTCGCCCCGCAACCGTCAACGCCGTCGTTGATGCCCTATTCGAAAGCGCGCCGTGA
- a CDS encoding HDOD domain-containing protein, producing MSYSRNPSKSRATTSSIPPLLSRPPAPVAKPASVEDAWFGDGDGGEGERMAEQSMAAMVGRVLGAKPFPETARQLEQLTRIEAPIDKIVRVLESDAALSARLLRLVNSAGYALRIRCTSVRHAAALVGMSRLHQVATTAAILDMFAAGSHCARDVTRHAASVGSLCRYLAVHFGLPRDELATCGFLHDIGKLMLLETEGQAYADLLSRAPHVNEVHELERQKYGFDHGMLASHVLNSWNIPEPIPQVVAWHHQPARAMKRGGQIASMVQVLRLADILCEVLEEDQEGSRAGELAATDAAQYLDISEPQLAAMWPDLVAILDQNRRGGADPSENIAPRTSVSPSRRAQAKRPAPQQFPCGVCSKPSFGSTCSACGAYVCPEHQSGPDGWCSACQMQFAHAERDATLTSEQRSFALIGALGAAALAAVAAWGSGASTLAIIVAPLLSSAVLGIGGVVGWVAWRKISFLRRRRASLLLPMDMDEVTPEPLPDDLWTHSVRSIAPPPADVTLHDFETRDTQVEIDTAAATARAADGPEDPDSAVFRIGESPAATLVAAAMPEPDTGERDTRTATTQPPAAGESDTRTATTQPPAADASEAEGADLQSEDAHTASSQFAANDERDDSSTDERRVATDAQAAESVLRRAMAQSVNSPAPVAERCAPRAAMSACSPLGCPRISGDDAADFHETNSENADEHPPEPMAVGFSSVADFERWAESMPPSDIVVAEDERAVGWI from the coding sequence ATGAGCTACAGTCGGAACCCGAGCAAGAGCCGAGCCACCACGTCGAGCATCCCGCCGCTGCTGTCGCGGCCCCCCGCACCCGTCGCCAAGCCAGCTTCCGTGGAAGACGCGTGGTTCGGAGACGGTGACGGCGGCGAAGGCGAGCGCATGGCGGAGCAGAGCATGGCCGCCATGGTCGGGCGCGTGCTGGGAGCGAAGCCCTTTCCCGAGACCGCGCGCCAGCTGGAACAGCTCACTCGCATCGAAGCGCCCATCGACAAGATCGTCCGCGTGCTCGAGAGCGATGCGGCCTTGAGCGCGCGCCTACTACGGCTGGTGAACTCCGCGGGCTACGCTCTGCGCATTCGCTGCACCTCCGTGCGGCATGCGGCCGCCCTCGTGGGCATGAGTCGACTGCATCAGGTCGCCACCACTGCTGCCATCCTGGACATGTTTGCGGCCGGCTCGCACTGCGCGCGGGACGTCACCCGCCACGCGGCCAGCGTCGGCTCCTTGTGCCGCTATCTGGCCGTGCACTTCGGGCTGCCGCGGGACGAACTCGCAACCTGCGGGTTCCTACACGACATCGGCAAACTGATGCTGCTCGAGACCGAAGGTCAAGCCTACGCCGACTTGCTCTCACGCGCCCCGCACGTGAACGAAGTCCACGAGCTGGAGCGCCAGAAGTATGGCTTCGATCACGGCATGCTCGCCTCCCATGTGCTGAATTCGTGGAACATTCCGGAGCCGATTCCCCAGGTGGTGGCGTGGCACCATCAGCCCGCTCGCGCGATGAAGCGCGGCGGCCAAATCGCGTCGATGGTGCAGGTGCTGCGGCTCGCCGACATCCTGTGCGAAGTGCTGGAAGAGGACCAGGAAGGCTCGCGGGCCGGAGAGCTGGCGGCGACCGATGCGGCGCAGTACCTGGATATCTCCGAACCGCAACTTGCCGCAATGTGGCCGGACCTAGTTGCCATTCTCGATCAGAATCGTAGGGGCGGTGCCGACCCCAGCGAGAACATCGCGCCGCGCACGAGCGTCTCGCCATCGCGTCGAGCACAGGCGAAGCGGCCTGCGCCCCAGCAGTTCCCCTGCGGTGTGTGCAGCAAGCCGTCCTTTGGTAGCACCTGCAGCGCGTGTGGAGCGTACGTGTGCCCAGAGCACCAGTCCGGGCCTGACGGTTGGTGCTCGGCATGTCAGATGCAGTTTGCGCACGCGGAGCGCGACGCGACGTTGACCTCGGAGCAGCGCAGCTTCGCGCTCATCGGGGCGCTAGGCGCAGCTGCGCTCGCAGCCGTAGCCGCCTGGGGCAGCGGCGCCTCGACTCTCGCCATCATCGTCGCCCCGCTGCTCAGCAGCGCAGTGCTGGGGATTGGTGGAGTCGTAGGCTGGGTGGCATGGAGGAAGATCTCTTTCTTGCGCCGACGGCGCGCATCCTTGCTCCTGCCGATGGACATGGACGAGGTCACGCCCGAGCCGCTGCCGGATGACCTCTGGACGCATTCGGTGCGGTCCATCGCACCGCCGCCAGCGGACGTCACTCTGCATGACTTCGAAACCCGAGACACTCAGGTCGAGATCGATACGGCGGCGGCAACGGCTCGCGCAGCAGACGGGCCCGAGGATCCGGATAGTGCCGTCTTTCGCATTGGCGAGTCTCCCGCCGCCACGCTCGTGGCTGCGGCCATGCCTGAACCCGACACGGGCGAACGCGACACGCGTACCGCGACCACCCAGCCGCCCGCGGCGGGCGAGAGCGATACGCGCACCGCGACGACCCAGCCGCCTGCAGCCGACGCGAGTGAAGCTGAAGGCGCCGACCTGCAGAGCGAGGATGCCCACACTGCGTCGAGTCAGTTTGCCGCGAATGACGAGCGCGACGACAGCTCCACCGACGAACGCCGGGTCGCGACGGATGCGCAAGCTGCGGAATCGGTCCTACGACGCGCGATGGCGCAGAGCGTGAACTCGCCGGCACCCGTGGCGGAGCGTTGCGCGCCGCGCGCCGCCATGTCGGCGTGCAGCCCGCTGGGGTGTCCTCGCATCTCCGGGGACGATGCTGCGGACTTCCACGAGACCAACTCGGAGAATGCAGACGAGCACCCCCCGGAGCCGATGGCCGTCGGATTCAGCAGCGTCGCGGACTTCGAACGCTGGGCAGAATCGATGCCGCCTTCGGACATCGTCGTGGCCGAAGACGAGCGTGCGGTCGGATGGATCTAG
- a CDS encoding HAMP domain-containing sensor histidine kinase, which translates to MSAARSREIPLKWIQYRSLSAVGDESVPKLSRVEDCATTHSGIFTVRPETRGQGSRAEGREGPSESATYAVHDAKNLTCALAASIEWLRGQLPGAELQGVVADMANTCAELTELLSRELSESRAGRQSLSLQREPVLVSDLVRQAVRHYRARAALSGVKVTVEAGYDAVIHADRVLYTRVVENLLDNALRAAPPDSEVTVFYGRLGERVVLSVSDEGPGIPEPARQEIFDLFVGSAPQPQHGFGVGLAFCRRIVEAHGGELTLTESPSGGATFIAKIPAVER; encoded by the coding sequence ATGTCCGCGGCGCGCTCGCGCGAGATTCCGCTCAAGTGGATCCAATATCGGTCGCTCTCTGCGGTTGGAGACGAGTCGGTGCCGAAGCTCAGCCGCGTCGAAGACTGCGCCACCACCCACAGTGGCATCTTCACCGTACGCCCGGAAACGCGAGGCCAGGGCAGTCGTGCCGAAGGTCGAGAAGGCCCCTCCGAGTCGGCCACCTATGCGGTGCATGACGCCAAGAACCTGACGTGCGCCCTGGCGGCGAGCATCGAGTGGCTGAGAGGGCAGCTGCCCGGTGCGGAATTGCAGGGCGTGGTCGCGGACATGGCCAATACCTGCGCCGAGTTGACGGAGTTGCTTTCCCGCGAACTCAGCGAGTCACGCGCCGGGCGCCAAAGCTTGTCGCTGCAACGCGAACCGGTGCTGGTGTCGGACTTGGTGCGACAAGCGGTGCGACACTACCGTGCGCGAGCCGCGCTATCAGGCGTCAAGGTGACCGTCGAGGCCGGGTATGATGCCGTGATTCACGCCGATCGCGTGCTCTACACGCGCGTGGTGGAAAACCTGCTGGACAACGCCTTGCGCGCCGCACCTCCGGACAGCGAAGTCACCGTGTTCTATGGCCGGCTGGGTGAACGCGTGGTGCTGAGCGTATCCGACGAGGGCCCGGGGATCCCTGAGCCGGCCCGTCAAGAGATCTTCGACTTGTTCGTTGGTTCCGCACCCCAACCGCAGCACGGCTTCGGTGTGGGGTTGGCCTTCTGTCGCCGCATTGTCGAGGCCCATGGCGGAGAATTGACACTCACCGAGTCGCCCAGCGGCGGGGCGACGTTTATTGCGAAAATCCCGGCGGTAGAGCGATGA
- a CDS encoding flagellar basal body rod C-terminal domain-containing protein → MKPVGALPQVALAGVQRARDDFEKVATELPRQFIVDSVTLTGQSRDIPQAMVDMRVAKYAFVANLKVLQTADDMAREVVELKR, encoded by the coding sequence GTGAAGCCCGTGGGCGCACTGCCTCAGGTGGCCCTCGCTGGCGTTCAGCGCGCTCGCGACGACTTCGAGAAGGTTGCCACGGAGCTCCCGCGCCAGTTCATCGTCGACTCCGTGACGCTCACGGGTCAGAGCCGCGACATTCCCCAGGCCATGGTGGACATGCGCGTCGCCAAGTACGCTTTCGTGGCCAATCTGAAGGTGCTCCAAACCGCCGACGACATGGCGCGCGAAGTGGTGGAGCTGAAGCGTTGA
- the flhA gene encoding flagellar biosynthesis protein FlhA produces the protein MASTVAANDTTSSVKELTVPLAIVGIVLMMVVPLPSFLIDIMLAFSLAISIGVFLIGLFMEQPLQFSSFPAVILVATLLRLSLNVATTRLILLNGKEGHAAAGQVVETFGKFVVGGNVVVGLVVFLILVVINFVVITKGAGRVAEVAARFALDGMPGKQMAIDADLNAGIISADIAKERRRSIEREADFYGAMDGASKFVKGDAIAGLLITAINLIGGLLLGVGGGMSLASAAETFSILSVGDALVSQMPSLLVSTAAGVVVTRSATGQQLGRAFRTQLLGSQRAVASTAGVLAVFAFLPGMPALPFLVIAGALAYSARRSQQESVEPEEVAEPMEDAAPRPASQEDIEASLPLDVMALEVGYELIHIVDPKMGGSLVDRIAALRKQIALDLGIVIPPVHIRDNLALSPGAYRFMLLGTEIASGSIQGGKLLAMDASGSAAPIDGEETKDPAFGTPARWVASRDRELAEALGYTVVDHTTIVATHLAEIVRRHAHEIVGRAELSHLFDVFSRSTPKLVDDLIPNQLSLGEVLKVVRNLLREGVSIRDLRTLLEALIELSVSTRDPEQLTEMVRQRLARQLTNQVSGSDGVVSTLVLDTKVEEIFRRSLREIASGTGGALDPEQARALGLSLEAACQRMLAAGRTPLVVTGPDVRRYVRAFAERRCPMLTVLSFREVEPEATIRPFEVIQLEERG, from the coding sequence GTGGCTTCCACCGTTGCAGCGAATGACACGACGAGCAGCGTCAAGGAATTGACGGTACCGCTCGCCATCGTCGGCATCGTGCTGATGATGGTGGTGCCGCTGCCGAGCTTTCTGATCGACATCATGCTGGCGTTCTCGCTGGCGATCTCCATCGGCGTTTTCCTCATCGGCCTGTTCATGGAGCAGCCGCTGCAATTCAGCTCGTTTCCAGCGGTGATCTTGGTGGCCACGCTGCTGCGCTTGTCCCTGAACGTCGCCACGACGCGCCTGATTCTGCTCAATGGCAAGGAAGGTCATGCGGCAGCAGGTCAGGTGGTCGAGACCTTCGGCAAGTTCGTCGTGGGCGGCAACGTCGTCGTCGGCCTGGTGGTGTTTCTGATCCTGGTTGTGATCAACTTCGTCGTCATCACCAAGGGTGCGGGGCGCGTAGCCGAAGTCGCCGCGCGCTTTGCCTTGGATGGCATGCCTGGCAAGCAGATGGCCATCGACGCCGACCTCAACGCCGGAATCATCTCCGCCGACATTGCCAAGGAGCGTCGCCGCTCGATCGAGCGCGAGGCGGACTTCTACGGCGCCATGGACGGCGCCAGCAAGTTCGTCAAAGGCGATGCCATCGCAGGGCTGCTCATCACCGCCATCAACCTGATTGGCGGTTTGCTTCTGGGCGTCGGCGGCGGAATGAGCCTCGCCTCGGCTGCAGAGACGTTTTCGATCCTGTCCGTCGGTGACGCGCTGGTATCGCAGATGCCCTCTCTGCTCGTGTCGACGGCTGCTGGCGTCGTCGTGACGCGTTCCGCCACTGGGCAGCAACTCGGTCGCGCATTCCGCACGCAGCTTCTCGGCAGCCAGCGAGCGGTGGCGTCTACGGCGGGAGTGCTGGCGGTGTTCGCCTTCCTGCCGGGTATGCCCGCGTTGCCCTTTCTGGTCATTGCGGGCGCGCTCGCCTACTCCGCGCGACGCAGCCAGCAGGAAAGCGTGGAACCCGAGGAAGTCGCCGAGCCGATGGAGGACGCAGCTCCGCGTCCCGCGTCTCAGGAAGACATCGAGGCTTCCCTGCCCCTGGACGTGATGGCCCTCGAAGTCGGATACGAGCTGATCCACATCGTCGACCCCAAGATGGGTGGCTCCCTGGTGGACCGCATCGCGGCGCTCCGCAAGCAAATCGCCCTCGACTTGGGCATCGTGATTCCTCCCGTGCATATCCGCGACAACCTCGCGCTGTCCCCGGGAGCGTACCGCTTCATGCTGCTCGGCACCGAGATCGCGAGCGGTTCGATCCAAGGCGGCAAGCTGCTGGCGATGGATGCTTCGGGTTCGGCCGCCCCCATCGACGGCGAAGAAACCAAGGACCCCGCCTTCGGCACGCCGGCACGTTGGGTAGCGTCGCGGGACCGCGAACTAGCCGAGGCGCTCGGCTACACGGTGGTGGATCACACGACCATCGTGGCCACCCATCTGGCAGAGATCGTGCGGCGACACGCTCACGAAATCGTCGGGCGCGCGGAGCTTTCCCACCTGTTCGACGTGTTTTCTCGCTCTACCCCGAAGCTGGTGGACGACCTGATTCCGAACCAACTCTCTCTGGGAGAGGTGCTCAAGGTCGTACGCAACCTGCTGCGCGAGGGGGTCTCGATTCGAGATCTGCGCACCCTGCTCGAGGCCCTGATCGAACTGTCCGTGAGCACGCGGGATCCCGAGCAGCTGACCGAGATGGTGCGGCAGCGCCTGGCGCGACAGCTGACCAATCAGGTGAGCGGCAGCGACGGCGTAGTCAGTACGCTCGTGCTCGACACCAAGGTCGAGGAGATCTTCCGCCGCTCACTGCGGGAGATCGCCAGTGGCACGGGGGGCGCGCTGGATCCAGAGCAAGCCCGTGCACTTGGGTTGTCGCTGGAGGCGGCGTGTCAACGCATGTTGGCCGCTGGGCGCACGCCCTTGGTCGTGACCGGTCCCGACGTGCGCCGCTACGTGCGTGCCTTCGCAGAGCGGCGCTGTCCAATGCTCACGGTGCTCTCGTTCCGTGAGGTCGAGCCAGAGGCGACGATTCGTCCTTTCGAGGTGATTCAGCTGGAGGAGCGGGGTTGA
- the fliA gene encoding RNA polymerase sigma factor FliA, producing the protein MTTLQAVRSKNMSNAAMNRDPLADRDTASRYMPLVRRIAIRTARTLPSSVSFDDVLSAGWVGMAEALTRRRPDMDEEHFEAYASHRVRGAILDYLRGLDPLSRKLRGASRKITEAVRELSRELERNPTEDEVAGYLGIPLTEYQTLLAEISEAGYARLELSGDERSDDPSPEAMASRSEMVGAVATAIQSLSERLQMVLGLYYQEDCSFREIGEILGVTESRVCQLHSEAVHLIRARLQRPGTP; encoded by the coding sequence GTGACGACCCTACAAGCAGTGAGAAGCAAGAACATGAGCAACGCCGCCATGAATCGCGACCCCCTCGCGGATCGTGACACCGCCAGCCGCTACATGCCCCTCGTGCGTCGGATTGCGATTCGCACCGCGCGCACCCTGCCTTCCAGCGTGAGCTTCGACGACGTGCTGAGCGCGGGCTGGGTCGGAATGGCCGAGGCGCTGACTCGGCGCCGTCCCGACATGGATGAGGAGCATTTCGAGGCCTACGCTTCCCACCGCGTTCGGGGCGCGATTCTGGATTACCTGCGCGGACTGGACCCCCTGTCACGCAAGCTGCGCGGCGCGTCGCGCAAGATCACCGAGGCGGTGCGGGAGCTATCTCGGGAGCTGGAGCGCAACCCGACCGAGGACGAAGTGGCCGGTTACCTGGGCATTCCGCTCACCGAGTATCAAACCCTGCTCGCGGAAATCTCCGAGGCCGGATATGCCCGCCTCGAGCTGTCGGGTGACGAGCGTTCCGATGATCCGTCGCCCGAAGCGATGGCCTCGCGCAGCGAAATGGTTGGTGCCGTGGCGACTGCCATCCAGAGCCTATCCGAGCGCCTGCAGATGGTGCTTGGTCTCTACTATCAGGAGGACTGCAGCTTTCGCGAGATCGGCGAAATCCTGGGAGTCACGGAGTCGCGCGTGTGCCAGCTTCACTCCGAGGCCGTTCACCTGATTCGGGCGCGTCTACAGCGCCCCGGGACACCCTGA
- the fliW gene encoding flagellar assembly protein FliW, with amino-acid sequence MRIDTDRFGTIELKTSEVINFPAGVIGFPTDKNFALIRHGNSECIGWLQSLDNGALALPVVSAHGLTPDYPDVPITDAAREAGIAESDNELAVLAVLCAPRGQPATVNLMAPIVVNSTTRQGAQIALDGTRFSTRELFLLSHGASGDTTTPRSQDAKTAGPAIPPAE; translated from the coding sequence ATGAGAATAGACACGGATAGATTCGGAACGATCGAGCTGAAAACGTCGGAGGTCATCAACTTCCCAGCGGGAGTGATCGGGTTTCCGACCGACAAGAACTTCGCACTGATTCGCCATGGGAACTCGGAGTGCATCGGCTGGCTTCAGTCATTGGACAACGGGGCCCTGGCACTACCCGTGGTGTCGGCGCACGGACTGACGCCGGACTACCCGGACGTGCCCATCACCGACGCTGCTCGTGAAGCGGGCATCGCTGAAAGCGACAACGAGCTGGCAGTGCTCGCGGTACTCTGCGCGCCGCGAGGTCAGCCGGCCACCGTGAACCTGATGGCTCCCATCGTCGTCAATTCGACCACGCGCCAAGGTGCTCAGATCGCATTGGACGGAACCCGCTTCTCCACGCGGGAACTGTTTTTGCTGTCGCATGGCGCGTCCGGAGACACCACTACCCCACGGTCTCAAGATGCCAAGACCGCGGGTCCCGCCATCCCTCCGGCGGAGTAG